Part of the Synechococcus sp. HK01-R genome is shown below.
GCAGGAACCCCTCGATTGCTCGCCCTGTCTGGGTGATGGACGTGTCACTCACGGCATAAAGATCGGCATAGCCAACGGCGATCGCCAGGGTGCTGTTCTTGGCCAAATTCAGATACTGGCTGCTTAGTCCTGGAAGGATGGCGGGCAGGGCCTGGGGCAGCACAATCCGCCTCAGGCCCATGCCCTCAGGTAAGCCCAGACTGCGAAAAGCCTCCCATTGCCCACGGGGAACGGCATCGAGACCACCGCGCACCACTTCGGCGATGGATGCGCCGCTGAAGACGGCCAGCCCGACCAGAACCGCACAGAACTCCACACTGAGGGGGACTCCCAGCAGGCTGATTCCCTGGTTGGAGAGTCGAAACAGGAGCGGCAGAGGACTCATGGAGTCCGGATTGGAGGGGAGTGCAAGAAAAGCGACGAAATACCAGAACAGCAGCTGAAGGACTAAGGGGATCTGCCGAATCAAGCCCACATACAGCGCTGCCAGGCCCCTGAGCAGGTGGTTGGAGCTGCGCCTTGCCGCTCCAGCGCTCACGCCGATCAGGGTGGCAGCCACCAGGCCTGCGCCAATCACCTTCAGGCTGTTCAACCAGCCCATCAGCAGGGCCCAGGCATAACTGTCAGATGGGCTGAAGGGCAGAGGATGTTCGGCCAGAGCGAAGCCGGCTGGACGGGTGAGCCAGCTGAAGCTGAGCCCCAGGCCAGTGCGAATCAGGTTGACGGTGAGGTTGTTCACCAAAACGCCCAGCAGGGTGAGAACTGCAAGCAGCACCACAGCCTGTAACCACCAGTGGCGAGGCCGTTTCATTGGAAAGGGGGAGCGATCATCACGCCACCGTCTGCGGCAAGCCGATTGGGACCGCGGGGGATCGGTACCTGGCTGTTGTCTCCGAGATGGCGGCTGTAGATCTCGCCATAGTTGCCGGTGCGTTCGATCACCTTCACGACGAAATCATCGGGCAGTCCAAGTTTTTCGCCCAGGCCTCCGTCCACCCCGAGAAACCGCCGTAGTCCGGTGAGCTCAGGTCTGCGTTTGGCCTCCTCGAGACGATTCAGCACATTCGCTTGGGTGATGCCTAACTCCTCAGCTGTGATCAGCGCGTACACAACCCAGCGCATCGCATCGGCGAGCCGTTGGTCTCCGCCAACAGACGCTGGGGCCAAAGGCTCCTTGCTGAGCACATCGTCGAGGATGCGATGGCTTTGGGGATCGGCAAATCCGGAGCGAGCAGCAGCGAGTTGGGATCGATCGGAGGTCATGGCGCTGCAGCGGTCCTGCAGGTATCCCGCCACGACTTGGTTCAGATCCTGGTATTTGATTGGCTTGTAGCTGATTCCTCGTACTTCGAAGGCGTCATTGAGGTTCTGTTCGGTTGTCGTACCCGAACCAACACAGATCGCTTGGTTAGCGAGATCTTCGAGCCGATTGATGCCACTGCTCGCTTTCACCATCAGTCCTTGTCCATCGTGGAAAACCACCGGTGCAAAGCTCAGGCCATTACCTCCGGCAGCATCGCGGCTCAAGTTGAAAGTCGTGTTGCGTGAGAGCAGGTCGATTTCTCCGGTGCGCAGGGCCGTAAACCGTTCGGGGGCGGTCAGAGGGCGAAACTCAACGCGTTGATCACCTGGTTCATTCGCTTCGCTTGGGATGAAGGCAGCGGCAAACGCGCGACATAGATCCACATCCAGGCCGGAATAGCTGCCATCGGCCTTCAGAAAGCTGAAGCCGGGGATCTTGCCGCTCACGCCGCAGCGCAGTGAGCCTCGCTGTCGGATCAGATCGAGTCGGGAGGCGCCCCCTTCGCCGAGGGTGGCGCAGGCACTCACCGACATCAACAAAGCGAGCAGGCCGATGCGCTTGCGAGTGGGCATGGCGCGGCAGGCTCAAGATCCGAAAAGTGTCTCAGATCGATTGGACTCGTGGTCAGCTCAGGCCAGTTTCCTTAGCGTCAACACTGCATCGCCGACAACCGCGGATGGGGAATTGCCGTTGGTTGCTTGGTTTGTTCACAGCCGTCCAGGTGGGTTCCGTCTCCTTGCCCGTGCTGGCCTGGGACGAGGGTGCACGCGGCCTTTACAACAACAAAATGACCCTCCTTCAGGTGCTGAAGGACGGAGCCGCGCAGCGTGCTGCCGACAGTGGTGACGTGGAAACCCTCTGTCTGTTGCTGAGCATCGGCAATGACGTGACCGAACGTTATCTCGCGCGCCAGCCCAAGGACGCCCAGATTCGTGATCGACTGAAGACGATGCGCAGAGACCTGGGACGCTGCCTCAGCTTGATGCAGCGATCCCGTTGAACGGATCCGGGCGCCACGATGGGTGCAGTTGAGAGACTGCCATGGATTCCGATCTCACCCTTCCGCTGTTGGGCGGTGGATTATTGATTTTGATGATCGTGGCGGGCACGGTCGTGGTGCTGCTCAGACCGTCGGATACCCCTGATCCCGACTGAAGCATGGCTCAGCCGTGGGCGTTCTCCGCTTGGCTGCCGATCCGTTCAAAGAGGTTGAGGCTCTCTTGATTGAGGCCTTCCACGCGCACCTCGGAACCTCCCTTCTCCAGCTTTCGGATGAGCTGATTGAGGGCGCTGACGCCCGTCTGATCCCAGATGTGTGCATCAGAGAGATCGATGATGATCCTGGCAGGGTGGTCGTGAACATCGAAACCCTGCAGGAAATACACCTTGCTGACGAAGAAGAGCTGACCGCTCACCACGTAGCGCCGCTCCTCAGGGCTGATCTGCTCGACTTCCACACGAATCACTTTCGCCACTTTGCGGCTGAACAGAATGGCGGCAAGAGCAACGCCGGCAATGACTCCCAGGGCGAGGTTATGGGGGGTTGTGAGCATGGTGACGGCGAAGGTCATCAGCATCACCGCGGTGTCGCTTTTGGGAATCCGCAGCAGCTGGCGGAGACCGGCCATATCAGCGGTGCTCACAGCGATGCTGATCATCACTGCGACAAGGGCTGCCATCGGAATCTGTTCCAGCCAGGGGCGGCCCAGCAGGATCATGGCCATCAGGCTCACACCAGAAAACAGAGTCGAGAGTCGACCGCGGCCACCGTTTTCAATATTCATGACTGACTGGCCCACCAAGGCACAACCAGCCATCCCTCCGAAGAGTGAGGACACGATGTTGGCGATGCCTTGACCGCGCGCTTCTACGTTTTTGTTGGAGTTGGTGTCCGTCCGTTCGTCGAGGATGTCTTGAGTCAGGAAGGTTTCCATCAGACCCACCAGTGAGATCGCCAGCGCGGTCGGCAACACGAATCCAAACGTTTCCATGTTGAAGGGGACGCGTCCATCCGCAAGTGCTCCGAACGGCTGCTGAAGGAAGGGAAGTCCCTCTGGCAACTTGCCGAGACTTTGCACCGTGGGGATGTTCAGCTTCAGGCCAACGCTGATGGCCGTGAGCGCCACGATGGCCACCAGCTGTGCCGGAATCACCTTGGTGAGACGTGGAAGTCCATAGATGATGACGAGCCCCAGGACCACGAGTAACCAGATCAAGGGCAGTTGGCTTCCATGGGGAAGCAGGGAGCTGCTGTGCTCGACCGACTGGATTTCGCCGTAGTGAAGACTGATCCCCAGCTGGGGTAGTTGGGCCTGAACGATCAGAAGGGCCAGGGCATTCACGAAACCGCTCAACACTCCCTGGGGCACGAAGCGCATCTGATCAGCGAGTCGCAGGTACCCCCAGAGAACCTGAAACACCCCTGTGAGCAGACCGGCCACCAGCAGGTAAGTCAGGCCAAGGCCCTCACCTCTGGCGTTGCCGCTAGCAACAAGCCCTGTCATCAACAGGGCTGTGGATCCTGTGGCTGAGGTGATCATCGCCGACCGCCCCCCCACGAGAGCGATCGTGATCGAGAGGCAGAAGGCACCGAAGAGGCCCACTTGGGGGTCCACACCTGCGATCCCTGAGAAGGCGATCGCCTCCGGGATCATCGCGAAGGCCACCACTAAGCCCGAGAGCAGTTCCGGACCCGGCTGACTGAACCACTGCCTCATGACGGGGTCGCATCTGGCGCTGACCGTATCTCACAACCGTGGCAGCAGGGTGCGGGGATCGACGTCTCTCTTGAGTTCACGCAGCTGGGGAAGCCAGTCTTCGAAGGCCGCTTCCAGTTCCCGTTCATGCCAGGGCAGATGGTCATGCAATTGGGCGAGATGGACCCCTGGGCAGAGAGGGAGGAGCTGGTCGCGAACGGCTTCAAGCCAGTGGAGACTCCTCTTGCGTGCCTCTGCATCACCAGGAGGCCAGGCGGCTGTGATCCAGGGTTTCCAGTGCGCTGTTCTGTGCACAAAGGAGCTGGTCTCTGGCCTGACCTGCGCGGTGCACCCTCCCAGTTGCTGACCGGCAAAGCTGCAGCGGTGATCCGGTCGGTTTCCCATGAGTGGGACCAGGGTTTGGATGAGCTCTCTGCTGGCGGCTCCCCAGGCAGGGCCTAATAGACCCAGAACCTCCTGATCCCTGGCGGTTGGGCGCTCCGCTGATTGGGCAAGCTGTCCAAAGGCCGGCAGGGCCGCAAGCCCTGCCAACTGGCTGGCTTGGAGCGTTTCTATTCCGCCGATCCTGTCGTTCAGCCATCCTTCCAGGCTCATGACAGCCGCTCGGTCTTGGCTCAAGGCCACCACCAGCACTTCAATCCTCTCCGCCCAGAACCAGTGCAGGGCAATGCCTTCGGGCCAGTGTTCAGCCTCCTGGATCAGGGTGATTAACTGCTGGGGGCTGACCACGCCTCTGCCGATCTGCAAGGGCTGTAGGGGTGTGGTCATCATCGAGATCGATGTCACGATCGCAAGGAAGGGGGCGGCTCCGAGCAGCGCTCGCCACTCCTTGGTCTGACCGTGTTTTGCTGCGCAGAGATCAAAGAGCTCGCCGCTCCCCCACACGCCGCTGATCGCTTGAATGCGATCGATGGCAAGACCTTGGCTGCGACTGAGAGGACTGATCCCCCCGGTGAGCCAATAGCCAGCACCGGGTAACCCCGACAGACCTGTGGGCAGTGAGCGCTTGTGAGCGTTCAGAACCGTTTGCACCTCGGCTGTGGTGAGACCGGTCTCCACGCGAACCGTGCCGCTGTTCTGATCCATGGCAATTCCTCTGAAATGCCTGCTGAGGTCAAGGGTCCAGTGGCCCGGAGCTGAGCAACGGCTTGAGGTTCCACCGCTTCGCACCAACAACGGGCTTGGGCTCAAGTCCTGCTTTAGAAGGGTGGTGAGCTTCTCCGGTAAGGGCTGAAGAATGCGTTTGTTCGGCTCCTTGGTCATGACTGGCGATAGGGTCCGGACAGGTGTTTTGCCGTTGTGACCCCATCGTTACCCGAACTGAAAGCCCAGGGCTATGGGGTGCTGATTTGCGGCCATGGCAGTCGCAACCGCCTGGCGGTGGAGGAATTTGCCCAGCTTGCTGAAGGACTGAGACCCAGGCTGGCAGGCATTCCCGTCGAGCATGGCTATCTGGAATTTGCGCGGCCGATCCTGCGCGATTCCCTCGATCGCTTGCGGGAGCAGGGTGTGCAACGGGTGCTCGCTGTGCCGGCGATGCTCTTCGCTGCGGGTCATGCCAAGAACGATATTCCGTCGGTGCTGAACACCTACAGCGCTGAAACCGGCCTCCCGATCGATTACGGGCGAGAACTTGGGGTGGATCGACTCATGATTGCAGCGGCTGGGGCCAGGATCCGAGAAGCCCTGAATCAGGCCAGCCCCTTTCCACTCTCCGACACCCTCTTGGTGGTGGTTGGCCGTGGCTCCTCCGATCCCGATGCCAACTCCAATGTGGCCAAGGTCACGCGCATGTTGGTGGAGGGTTTTGGCTTCGGCTGGGGTGAAACGGTCTACTCCGGCGTCACATTCCCCTTGGTGGAACCTGGTCTCCGACATGTGGTGCGACTCGGTTTCCGGCGGATCGTCGTCTTTCCTTATTTCCTGTTTTCAGGGGTGTTGGTGAGTCGCATTCGCCAGCACACGGATCTCGTGGCTGCGGACCATCCGGAAACGGAGTTCCTCTCCGCCTCTTATCTGGGGGACCATCCACTCGTGCTGGACACCTTCCTTGAGCGGGTCGCCGAGGTGCTCGGTGGCGAGGCTGTGATGAACTGCTCCCTGTGCAAATACCGCGCCCAGGTGCTGGGTTTTGAGGATGAGGTGGGGCTTGCTCAAGCGAGCCACCATCACCACGTGGAGGGGCTGACCGATGGCTGCGACCTCTGCGAGCGTGAGTGCACCGGTGCCTGTCAGCCCGACGGTGTGCCGCTGCCGCTGGGCAGCTCAGCCAGCTCCCACGACCACAGCCATCAGCATGACCACAGCCATGGGCATGACCACAGCCACGACCATGGTCATCACCCCTATCCCCACGCGGAGCACCCTCTTGGCCCCAAAACCCTGCGCTCCGGGGCAACTAAGTATGAAGCGACTGATGCGGAAACCTGAAGCAAACACCATCAAATGCGTCAGCTCAACCTTCTCAGTCTCGAGTGGGTCTCGTGAGACTTTTGGAGATAAGAAGGGCTTATCTTTCCTCCTCGGGGCTCTTTTTGGAGTCGTTTTCCACAGTTTTGATCCCGTTTTCCACTGACCCTCCTGGTTGTTCTCAGTCACGATCTCGCCGTTGTGGTTTCTGGGCTTTGTGGCAACGGTCGCTTGACATTGCCTCGCCTCCGCCTAGGGCGGGGGCTTTTTGATTGGCAAGGCTCTGGGCGAACCCTGTCGCCGCAATGAGACTCGCCTGAGATTCGGTGGGTTGTTGGGGAGTGTGATCTTTTGACTGGGTCCCTTGTTTTGTGGCTTCCTAGGAGGGAAATCAAACCGACGCCAGAGGCGCTGCATGGATAGGAATCATCTGGAACGCTGCGTGGAAGCAGGCGTTTCCGGAGAGGGCTCGGCCCCGGCGAGCTACGTCAGCATGGAGGCGGAAATTCCTGAAGTTCTCTACCGGGGGATGAAGGAGTTCATCGGAGCCCACCCCAATTGGGACCAATACAGAGTGATGAGCTCTGCTCTGGCTCATTTCCTCTTCCAGAACGGATGTGAGGACCGTGCTGTCGCAGAGCGATACCTCGACGATCTGTTCAGTCGTTCCCAGGCCTGACGGCTGCGAGGCAGGCCCGGCGGGTGATCGCCATCATCGTGAGCGTGGGGCTCTGCCAGGCGGAGCTTGTCCAACAGGCGCCATCCACCACCAGCACATTCGGGCAGCGCCAGAGGCGGTTCCAGCGATCCACGACACCCTCCTCTTCTTTGGCGGCCATCGCTGCGCCTCCGACTTCGTGGATGTAGTACCCGGGTGGTGCAGCTCCGGCTCCAAGGGCCGCGGACCGGCGCAGCAGAGGCTCAATCAGTGGAGCCTTCACCAGGTCGGTGAGGGGCAGCATGCGTCCACCGGCAGCGCTGATCGCTTCTCCCATGCTGTGGTGCATGTGTTCAACCATGGCTTGTTCGTTCGCTCGCCAGTGGCAGTCGATCGTCACGGTTGGGGTACCCCAGCGGTCCGGGGGACCAGTGAGTGTGACTTGATTTCTTGGATCCGGTAGGACCTCTCCGTGGCCGATCAGGAAGCCCAGACGATGCTCTGGAATCCGCTTGAGCAGCGCTGGAGGATCGAATCGATTGATGGCACCCCAGAGTCCATAGCCTCTGAGCACCCTTTGGCCACCTCTCTGGGCTAATTCCTGTCCGAAGGGAATGAAAAAGCTGCCCGCG
Proteins encoded:
- a CDS encoding SulP family inorganic anion transporter; the protein is MRQWFSQPGPELLSGLVVAFAMIPEAIAFSGIAGVDPQVGLFGAFCLSITIALVGGRSAMITSATGSTALLMTGLVASGNARGEGLGLTYLLVAGLLTGVFQVLWGYLRLADQMRFVPQGVLSGFVNALALLIVQAQLPQLGISLHYGEIQSVEHSSSLLPHGSQLPLIWLLVVLGLVIIYGLPRLTKVIPAQLVAIVALTAISVGLKLNIPTVQSLGKLPEGLPFLQQPFGALADGRVPFNMETFGFVLPTALAISLVGLMETFLTQDILDERTDTNSNKNVEARGQGIANIVSSLFGGMAGCALVGQSVMNIENGGRGRLSTLFSGVSLMAMILLGRPWLEQIPMAALVAVMISIAVSTADMAGLRQLLRIPKSDTAVMLMTFAVTMLTTPHNLALGVIAGVALAAILFSRKVAKVIRVEVEQISPEERRYVVSGQLFFVSKVYFLQGFDVHDHPARIIIDLSDAHIWDQTGVSALNQLIRKLEKGGSEVRVEGLNQESLNLFERIGSQAENAHG
- a CDS encoding amino acid ABC transporter substrate-binding protein, with protein sequence MPTRKRIGLLALLMSVSACATLGEGGASRLDLIRQRGSLRCGVSGKIPGFSFLKADGSYSGLDVDLCRAFAAAFIPSEANEPGDQRVEFRPLTAPERFTALRTGEIDLLSRNTTFNLSRDAAGGNGLSFAPVVFHDGQGLMVKASSGINRLEDLANQAICVGSGTTTEQNLNDAFEVRGISYKPIKYQDLNQVVAGYLQDRCSAMTSDRSQLAAARSGFADPQSHRILDDVLSKEPLAPASVGGDQRLADAMRWVVYALITAEELGITQANVLNRLEEAKRRPELTGLRRFLGVDGGLGEKLGLPDDFVVKVIERTGNYGEIYSRHLGDNSQVPIPRGPNRLAADGGVMIAPPFQ
- a CDS encoding FAD-binding protein, which encodes MTKEPNKRILQPLPEKLTTLLKQDLSPSPLLVRSGGTSSRCSAPGHWTLDLSRHFRGIAMDQNSGTVRVETGLTTAEVQTVLNAHKRSLPTGLSGLPGAGYWLTGGISPLSRSQGLAIDRIQAISGVWGSGELFDLCAAKHGQTKEWRALLGAAPFLAIVTSISMMTTPLQPLQIGRGVVSPQQLITLIQEAEHWPEGIALHWFWAERIEVLVVALSQDRAAVMSLEGWLNDRIGGIETLQASQLAGLAALPAFGQLAQSAERPTARDQEVLGLLGPAWGAASRELIQTLVPLMGNRPDHRCSFAGQQLGGCTAQVRPETSSFVHRTAHWKPWITAAWPPGDAEARKRSLHWLEAVRDQLLPLCPGVHLAQLHDHLPWHERELEAAFEDWLPQLRELKRDVDPRTLLPRL
- a CDS encoding ABC transporter permease subunit, with translation MKRPRHWWLQAVVLLAVLTLLGVLVNNLTVNLIRTGLGLSFSWLTRPAGFALAEHPLPFSPSDSYAWALLMGWLNSLKVIGAGLVAATLIGVSAGAARRSSNHLLRGLAALYVGLIRQIPLVLQLLFWYFVAFLALPSNPDSMSPLPLLFRLSNQGISLLGVPLSVEFCAVLVGLAVFSGASIAEVVRGGLDAVPRGQWEAFRSLGLPEGMGLRRIVLPQALPAILPGLSSQYLNLAKNSTLAIAVGYADLYAVSDTSITQTGRAIEGFLLLLLSFLLLNLLINGGMQLLNRLVMQTLRHR
- a CDS encoding DUF2811 domain-containing protein, whose amino-acid sequence is MDRNHLERCVEAGVSGEGSAPASYVSMEAEIPEVLYRGMKEFIGAHPNWDQYRVMSSALAHFLFQNGCEDRAVAERYLDDLFSRSQA
- a CDS encoding sirohydrochlorin chelatase; this encodes MTPSLPELKAQGYGVLICGHGSRNRLAVEEFAQLAEGLRPRLAGIPVEHGYLEFARPILRDSLDRLREQGVQRVLAVPAMLFAAGHAKNDIPSVLNTYSAETGLPIDYGRELGVDRLMIAAAGARIREALNQASPFPLSDTLLVVVGRGSSDPDANSNVAKVTRMLVEGFGFGWGETVYSGVTFPLVEPGLRHVVRLGFRRIVVFPYFLFSGVLVSRIRQHTDLVAADHPETEFLSASYLGDHPLVLDTFLERVAEVLGGEAVMNCSLCKYRAQVLGFEDEVGLAQASHHHHVEGLTDGCDLCERECTGACQPDGVPLPLGSSASSHDHSHQHDHSHGHDHSHDHGHHPYPHAEHPLGPKTLRSGATKYEATDAET